ATTAGCCAAAAATAAGTGAGTGCGTTTGGATTGCTCTAATCTGAATAAATTACTGATAATGCGGCGAAGGATGTTTGGACAGGTTAAATAATCCAGCAAATGTACTCACACCTGATTTTTTTCCCAACTCTTGCCACGTAAGCATTTTTTTAGTACTTTACCTCAACACTTAATGGATGAACGGCTGAAGATTACTTCCCGTTATTTTTGTCCCTTTGTGTATGCACGTTGTGCCACAGTGCAAATCACACAAAGCTGCAGGACGCTTTACTCTTTACGAATCAACCACCCGGCAGCTTGAGCATTTACAAAACTAAAGAACAGTCGTCTCTCTCCACCAAATATCCATAGCCGTCGAAAGCATGTGCATCTGAAGTACCTTTCGCAGGCGTTGGCAAGCCTCAAGTTTTAGGACGAAGAGTTGATTTCTTCAATTCAAGGCAAAGCACCGATCAATTAACAAATTTTTAGCGAGATCGACGGATAATTTGCTAATTCGGCGAAGGAAAAAAAGGTTTTGGCAGAAAAATTCCAGCTAAATCTAAGGTATTTCCTCAAtctttcacttttattttctccGCGGGTCAAGAAGCCTTCATTTTCTATAGCTGCACTGCAGGTGACCTTCTTTTAGCTTGCTGGGAAGTTACTCTTCGAAACAACTAATTTGCACCGACCCAGATTTGCATGTTTTGACCTGTTGTTATGGGCTGATGTTCTGATGAAGTATAGACCAAAAAACCTATTTTTAGATCCAAATAGTGGCGGATCTGATCATCTAGTGTAGTTGTATTAAGTTGGTCATTTATGACCTGTTAATTGTTGATGCCTTAAAAATTCTGGATATAATTTAAATTGTTTAACTTGTTTGAATGTGGATCGTGGTACTAGAGTTTTTTCATATTTCTCTGAAGTTCATCAGTTAGCAACAAAATAATTGGATCTAACAAAAGATCTGCTATTCATAATTGTTACGCAAAGCAATTAACCAACAATTACATATCAACGGATTTGACATTGTAGTGCATTTTTTCGTTTTGCACCAGGAAAGAAAAAACAATCCGAAGTAGGCCATATCTGAACTTATTTCTGTGTTTTGGCTGCCAGATTTTCAAATTAGTTGAATCAACTGGATAGAATCTTATCTGATATTATGTGgataaaactaataatttatTTCAGTACCAATGGCTGTTTCACTAGTAGTTCCCCATGTTAGAATTTCTGCTTAAAAACAAATACCTATTAAGTGGCATATGGTGGTATTAGGATTTTGATTGCCAGTGGTACATGTTACACATCAATGGGAGTGGCTCTAGTTTATTATGCTCAGTTTTTTCCTAAGAGAATGGAGAGGCTAGGTCGTAAATTCTATCTCTGGTTGTGGCggatatttttttaatttttttgtatacTGCTGCTCTGTTTTTTATCTCCAAACGGCTCAAGATTGCTTGGTTGTCTAATAGAGAGTTTATAAATTGCACGCTACTCTGTGGTAGCATGGGTGTCCGATTATTTATCCTGTACAATATTTATTTATCCTGTAAATGGGTGTGATTGGCATGGGTGTCTGAGGGGTCATCTCTATTTGCATGCAGCCAGGGAACGAATATCAACAGAAATTAAGAGACTTGAAAGATCCCGTTTTTAGATCCATAGGTCTGGAAATGTATATGTAGCGAGATGGAACGGTTTGTTATTATTTCTGCACAAATATTTGTTCCAGGTCATTGAAGCTAAAATTGCTTAAAAGTtaattgaaattgaagaggCACTAAGTTATTATTTTGTTGCTTAGAAATGAGACTGTTGTAGCATCTGTTAAAATGCATTCATTCATTTCCGCTTACACTCAGaacgaaaaatgaaaaaaaatggacTTATGAAAATAAATTTCCTTTGCTGTATTCATTCTTTAGCTTGAACGGATATTTGGTGTGGACTTTGTTCAAAAGTGGGCTCAgtagtaaaagtaaaaaaaaaatgacatctGCTGCACCTGTTTTGGATATAGGTATTGCAATTTGCGTTGCTATGTGTTCGATTGGCTCAATACAGCGCTCATTCAACCAATGACCGcagctaaaaaaaaatttgactcCCATTGTAAGTCCCTCTAACCTTTATAAGTATCAAATATTCGTACCAATCGTGTATAACTGAAATCaattcttgtatttgtagccTCTCCTACTAGCTGCACATCCTTTGAGTCTTCCAGCTCATCCATCGCTTCAAATAACTATCAACTGTGTATGGAGAACTACAATCAACATGTAAACCACGTTTGCCCTTAACACTACTACTATTCTATTTACTAATTTTTGGGGCAGAATTAGTCACATTTACCTGCCATGTTTTAACTTTTAATGGCAAAATTTGTGCGCTTATATGTAGCAGATGAACGAGAAGTTGCAGTGGACTTCTACCATGGACTTCAACTTCATCACCACCTATGTTGAGTGGAAGCAAACGAAGAAATGGGACAATCACAAGACAAATGACCAGAATTATGATATGCTTGCCACATGTTTGCGGGAACAATTTGAGATGCAAGTCACCGGAGGCCAATGCCAATCAAGAATGTATAGGTTTAGGAAGAAGTGGAACGTGTTTGCCAATCTTCGTGGTTTGTCATCGAAAGCGGAGACTGGGATTGGCTGGGATGAAGAGAATAACTGCTTTACGGCTTCAGACGAGCACTGGGCCCAAATGGAAGCGGTAATATTTTATTGAAATACCTGCTgcttattctttctttttttttgtgcccAACTTGCTGCCATACTAATAGCTATGCAGACTAGTGTTGAGCCGAAGTGTATACCAAAAACACTTAATCAATTTTTAGATGATGGCAGTTAATAATCAAACCAGGTTTATTGCTTTCACCAACCACTTTCAGCGTGTTGTATCGTTGCGTTTTTTTTAACATAAGCATATTATTTGAGAAAGCTTCTATCATATTACAGGGCCGTACATTCCTCCTACTTCTCATAAATTTAAATGTTGAAGGAGAACTAACTTTTTTGTTTTGCATTGTCTAGGTGAACAAAGAGTACAAAGACTTCAAATTGGCTGGAAGTTGCTTCCTATATGATCTGTATACTCCAACAACATTGGGAAAAACTGCAACAGGGAGCTATGCACAATCTGCAAAGCAACCTGTCCCCGAGGGCGAACACCGACGGCCAGTTGTTGGAAAGCCACAAAACAGCAAAGGAAAGGCTGCAGCCTCAAGTTCAGCTGCCTCTGGCTACCAGCAGTACCCTTGGGAGGGAGAGGACGTATACTACGTACCTCCGGTACCTGGAGCGGCATCTGGAAAGCGTCCTGCCTCAAGTCTTGGCACTCCCGGAGATCGTGAGGGATCTAGAGGTGCTAAATCAACAAGATCATCTAGTGATAGGGAAAGACTAGATGATGCAATCAGCAAAATCTCTCGCGTCACCACCGCTTCGCATGAATTTAATCAAAGTCGGTATGAAGAGGAAGCAGAATACAGTGTACCGGTAGTTCAAGACATGGTGAAAAATATGCAACTTCCAAAATCGGTTAAGCTGAAAGCGACAATGTACTTTGCCGAAAGAAGAAATGCGGGACAAAGATGTGCATTCGTACGCTTTGATGACGCCGAGCGCTATGATTACATTGAACTCATTATGGAGGAGCTTCGCTATGGCAAGCCCCCGCAGTGAAGCATCAGATCTGTGCACAACGGCTTCTGTGTATTTCCTTTGTCAGCTTGTGTCAATTTCCTTTGTTTGCTTGAAATTTCTAGAATGGTGGCTGAACTTTACTTAGCTTCTGTATCGGTTGCTTCTTTATTATGTGTTCTGGACTGCAATTCCTAGACTTGTGTCTTGAGATGtagcatttgttaaaaacaaaTGAGTGTACTTTCTTGAATGAGTGTATATTGAGCGTATTTATTTGGTTATTCAAAATGCGGTCATTGTAGAATTAATGGGTGGCAGTGGACTATCCTATTATGTATTTACAATTGAGTGTACTTATGGGGTGGCTGCCGACAGCTTGTTGAACTTTTATAAATAGGTGGCATCAGGCTTGTAGCCACCAATTTTCTGTACAGGTTTTTCGTAAAGAATGAACGGCCACTTGTTGTGTATTATTGCAGGTGCTTGAGTGAATTGTGAAATTGGTAAATGAATAGTGACGTGGCTTATGTTTGCTTGGTCTTTATAAAGGGGACATGGGAAGGATTTGTGTAATCCCAAAAGTACGGTTGCAAGTGTTAGGACATTTCAAGGCTAGATATCGTACAATTGCACCAAAAGTCCCACACCTTCTCAATTTTAACTTCAATTTATTGTGAGAATTCGAGGTTCTTGATTTGTGTCTGATTTTTATTCACTATTTTTAGGTCTGACTGATTGCTGGATACTTGCTAGttcccacaaaaaaaaagaagcattaGTTTCTGTTTCTGAAAAGTTCTTCCCTTTCTGTTCCCAGCTGCAAGATCCCTACTAGGCTACTACAAGCAGATATAAGTTGGTATATCTATTTTTGCACACTCTTCCTGTCTGTTTGCTTAGCATATCTAAGGGGGCGCTTGGTTCAAGCTTAGGAATTGGAATTGTAATTGGAATCATAGactctggttttggaattaaaacttttcattccaatatctTGCTTGGTTCACACATTGGACTTAGCATTATTCCAATTCCTGATGCTTGGTTTGATGAGTGTTtcggaattaaatgcaattaaatttcaaatttacccctgatataacaattcttctaaaacaaaagaattacacATACGACAAATTAACATTTTCATAATTGTAACTACAATAGTTGATTAACTTTTTGataaaacataagaaaatcataaataataaaaaaattaataccaGAAAATAAATATAGTGGCTGCATTAATAAGgagtaaattcccaaaaaaaggAGTTTTTAAACAATCACCCAAAAGGTGACGATTTTTGAGTCTCTTCTCAAAGGGTGAAAAATGCATCCAAGGAATGTGTTCTTCCAAATAAAAACGCAACTttcaaatacgttattttatgttttggaaatttgtttaaatatgaaaaattggttaaatagcccataagataccagctctttattggaaactggcaggttttgtatcAGCTTTATGggaaaaattgattaaatagtgcccaaaggaaaactagtatgttttgtatttaacataaattaaatatgtgagagttaaaaaaaaaaaaaattgcccataagataccagctctttaagggaaactggcaggttttgtagtatgttttgtaccaactctttatggaaaacataccaactctttatggaaaaaattgattaaatagcgcccaaaggaaaactagtatgttttgtatttaacataaattaaatatgtgaaagttaaaaaaaaaaagaaattactcataagataccagctctttatgggaaactagtaggttttgtatttaatacgctatttaaccaattttttatatttaaacaaatttacgaaaattaaaataacgtatttgaaagttgcatttttatttggaagaacGCATTTCTTGAATGTGTTTTTCACCCTTTGGGAAGAGACTAAAAAATTAAGGTGTTCCACAAATTAACTACAACTCCTGATCAAATCTTGTCTGGGAATCATGAGTGCTTTTTCTTAAAGCACTCAAGGTACGAACCTCAACTTAAAATGGCAATGTACATTAGTTTGTCTTTTATCTTAAAGCACTCAAGCTACGTACCAAAAGTCCCACGCATGTAAAGCACTAGTGTTTTGTCTATTCTACAAAATTCAATGTAGTCACGATAGAGAGTCAGGAATATATACAcattggggaaaaaaaaagcactACTGTTTTGTCTATTCTACAAAATTCAATGTAGTCACCATAGAGAATCAGGAATATATACACATTGGGGGAAAAGAGCCGACAACCTGTACAATGATAGCAAAAGCAGCCTGGTGGGAGTGGTCATATCTGGTAAGCTTTGGCATGTGAAACAATTGTCCAAAGGAATGACACCAACGGCCAAAAGTTGGAACGGTGGCATATTTTGTCAACAAGGGCCCGGGTACAAGAACAATAATGCGCCCGTGCTTTGAAAAGATAGCAAGTCTCTAGAGCTCTATATGTTAACAAGAGCCCGTGTCTATGCATATCATACATTACAATTGTCTACTTTGGGGGAAAGCAGCAAGAAGCACTCTACTGCTTTGAAGACAAAGCTGCCGTTCGTCGAACGACATAACAGAACGCCCGTGAGTAGAAGGTTTAAGTATCGGCtctcagtttttttttaataaaagctCCCTTGTTCAGTTCTTGCTTAACTCCGTTGTTGTAATATTCGAAGGAGAAAGCCCACTTGGTGTAACTATATACTCTCTTGCTGTGTATTTACTCCAGGAGATATGAATCGCTTCCGAAATAGTAGTTCAAGCAATGACGAACCATCAGATGATGACCAGGATGCCTTGCTACTTGGACTTGCAGCTGAGTTGATACTTCTACATCCGGAGGCAGAAAGGTATGGAGGTCCGAAACTCAAAATTTCACACCATGATGGCTTACTCACAGGGCGTCAATGGGTTGAGGAGTTGATCAATGGTCACTACAGACGAATTATCGAAAATTGTCGTATTTCGGTTGACAATTTCCTCCTACTTTGTGACATACTAAAGAACAATAATTACGTACCTCAAAACTATAAAAAAACGAGTGGAAATTGAGGAGGCACTGGCCATGGCTTTGGTAATGGTAAGTCATAGTGCCCGACAACGAGTTTTGGCAGAGCGTTTCAATAGATCAACGGAGACAATTAACCGCAATGTAAGGGAGGTCCTGCGCGGTCTTTGTATGTTTGCTTCACAAATAATTCGCCCTTTTGACTACGATCAGGTGCATCCAAGGATCGGGAATTCGACAAAATACTACCCGTGGTTCAAGGTTAAGCTGTGAATGATCTAAATTCAAAATGACAAATTTTGGCAGTGATCTTCCATCTGGAAACTCTTGTTATGCAGGATGCAGTGGGAGCAATTGATGGCACTCACATTCCGGCGTGCCCACCCTCAGGTCATCAAATGGCGTATACAAATCGACATGGATTTCAGTCGCAAAATCTACTGGCAGTATGTGATTTCGATATGCGATTCACGTACATATATGCTGGGTGGGAGGGAAGTGCACACGATGCCCGAGTGTTAGATGATGCTCTGTCACACCCGTCAGACTTCCCAATGGCACCTGAAGGTAACTCTCTTGTATTATATTTGCTGCACCTATTTAAGTATATGCTACTTTTTGGATGGTGTACATAAATCATTTACTACACTTTTGTCACACATAAGTCCATAAAATAGTGGATTTATTTTTTTGGCTTGTGCTATTAACAACTACTTACGAATATAGCATTTTTGAAAAGTAATTTTAGAACTTTAAAAAAATTCCGGATATTTCAGTAAGACGataattttttcaattataAATCTCTGTTTGTTCTATTTAAATTAGCTGGATTTTAAACAAGGTAGTATATTTTTTAGTGGTATTTTATTGGTCAACATATAGTACTATAAAGTTGAAGCAATAAAAGGTAAACTGCCATCATAAAACTGACACCTGTCGTTTTTCGATTTAAGGTAAATACTACCTTGTAGATGCTGCATATAAGAATGTTCCAGGCTTTTTACCGCCGTATAAGAATGCAGCACGGGCCGGTCcagaaaaaattttatttaatacGCGCCACTCGGAACTTAGAAATGTCATTGAACGAACCTTTGGAGTTCTGAAGAACAGATTTAAATTTTTGAAGGGACCGGTTCCAAATTTTTATATGACCACTCAAGTCAATGTTGTTATAGCTTGTTGTGCATTGCACAACTTTCTTCGCTTACACCAACCAGGTGACGCCCATTTTCAACTGGCTGAGGACGGCAATGTTGGATTAGAGCACCAACAGGGTGGCGGTGAGTTACCTCACGTGCAGCCATTGAATGCATCCCGAGCTGAGGTTATGGCTTGGAAAGCTAGGCGAGATGCGATTGCAACTGAAATGTATGGCGCGCAACGTAGGAGAAGGCGTTAGAAAGTCAGGGGCATAATTTGGACCGGCGTAATACTAAATAATGGCTGCACCGGGGCCGCTCTAGTTGCATTTCTGTTTTTTGCAAGGGAAATGGGTGGTTGCCAAGCTTTTATTGAGGGTATAACGAATAAGCTTCCATTCCTAGATATAGAAGTTTCGGAAGTTCCATGTAATATTCGATAAGATGTGTGTGGTTTGTATTGTATTAATCTGCTTTTATCCTAAATTGAAAGTTTATTTATAAACAATTTACTTAATGTGCTccaaaatgaatggaatgagtTCCCATTGCACTCAAATAATTGTTAAGCTATCCAAACACTTATTTGGAATAAATTCGACAAATAATTGTTAAAGTGTCCAAACACCTATTTGAAATATACTCATGTTATCCAAACGATTATCTTTCACCCATACTTTTCAAAAAGTCAACAAATAAATATTTGCacaattattccaaataatccaCTATCCAAACGCACTCAGTATTTCTTGCAAGGACATTAAACTCCAagtcacacacacacacatatatatgtatCAGCCCGGCACCCATAGTTTTGCAGTTGGCCTCTGTCAGAACCATAGATGTgcgacttttctttttttgatccATATTCTGAGTAATTAGCCAAAAATAAGTATTTCTTGCAAGGACATTAAACTCCAagtcacacacacacacatatatatatatactatgGAGGGACAGCCCGCGCGACGCGCGGGAATTTAGTGCTTGTGATTCaagataattaataattattgtttaatattttgtaGTATAGGAACTGAAATATGATGATTTTATCATGTGattttaatagaaaaatcataacttacATAGTGAGTCAATAAAAATAATGTGCAATGAGACATCCTTATcgttatactatataagaatccGTTGTGATCAAAGGTTATGTTTGAATTTCAACTGCAAAGATAAGGGTAGTTTGAAAATGTAAGAATGTTTGAAGTGCAATTAAAAAGTATCCAAAGGTCTCTTCTAAAACTTATCCAAGATGataaaacattttaaagtatcaattggacCCTTCATCTTTCGAATCTATATATGTTCGTGAAAGATCCCTCAAGCAATGCTTCTGATTTCTCCCTCGACTTAACCTCAACCTGAATTATCAAGTCAAGTTTATCCATCAATCACTTTGCGTCcaatctaatctaaaataattttatttttgagtaactatttatataatttggtgGGTATAATACGACTTAATCACATGTTTCTTACAGAGATAATAATGCCCAAAAATGATAAATAGATAAGAAACTTAAGTggtctttttcaaaattttgtagaaactaTTCAGATTTGGTGTTTTTTGCTTGGGGCATTTCTTTATAATCTTATAAATAAGTTCAAATCTGCATAATTGTTAAAGATCTGAATTGAAACTATattgattataaaaaattggtgcaaataatattttctaaatttgaaattgtagaaaatggtaactaaaatcaaaagaaatttctCATATGAATTCGAATTGCAAACTATAGATAGAAACTGCTTAATGATATTTTTTCAATGTTTACTTGTATAAGTATTCAATATAACATCTCTACTTAATTGACTCGTTTGAACTATGGATAATAGTTGCTtcaatcaaatcaagaaacattatTTATCATTGTACAACATACAATTATGAGTAAATGAATTAATACAATGCAATAAAAATGGTAGTGTAGCTAAAGCATTTAAACTCATCAAGTTCCACTACAATTTCTTTTAGATagcataaaaaataaattttttgtatttgaaactaTATAAACAGTATAATACAAGAACGAGATCATAacatggaaagcaaatagagtgCAAATGACATCTTAGTACTATGTAGcatgattaattttcttttttagtttcaatGAAGTACAAAATTCTAAGTTAATAAATTTTACAATCATAAAATTCCCAATTAAAATAAACACAAGCTAAATTTCAAATCATATTACATGAAAAAATAACTACTTGAACCATAATTGTTGGAATGTAGTCAATAGATCCCTGGAGTCAAGAATAATAGGAGAAAGTTCATGAAAAATAAGGttatttgacttaaataaagagataatacctTGGTTGAGAGGGAGAATATGATAAAATTACTTTTCTGATTATTTTAGAAAGTGACAACATTATCTCAAATTGTACTTTGACCAGAAATAGAATCTCTGGGATCTACTAAGAAAAACAATACAATTAGTCAGTTTTTGAAATTAGAAGTATCAAAAGGCAAACTATATGGAGTTCTTGAATAAATCAatcatcagaaaaaaaaactacaatcGAAGAAGACAAACCCAAAGAACTCACCTCAATTTAAAGGAAAAGTTATGAATTCCACCAAATATTTAATAGCCATAATAAAATTAAAGAGGTGaaaccaaaaaagaagaaagggtaTCAGCTAAACATGGGGACATAAATATGATAATTGATTATTCAGATAATAATAAagttaattaattttaattaaaattcaATTATGTAAACATCCAATTAATTCCTTAACGGATGAGAAAGGTTTCAGGAAATTGGAAGGCTTGGATGTTAGTATAACAAATGATTAAAAGGACTTTTATGTAATTCTATCAAAATACAAGTTTTATTCAGTTGTACTTGATATTCAACTTGGTACCAAACATTGTAACATACCAAACATGCCCCTAACCTTAAATGTCTGAAAGGTTATATAAGTAATTATAGTGAAATTAAATCTATAATGACTTGTACTCAATGTTCTAATAACTCTTCAAACACTCTCACATTCCCAAAATAGCCTCACCCCTACGGTTGAAATCTACTCCTAAACTCGTTCTTATAGTATAAGGATATATGCATTTTTTTAATACCAAGGGTCATTATGAATACTTACATGTATGTCTCTTCGAGAAATATTTATCCATTTACATAATATTTTCTCTGTCCCATTTTGATagttatagtttttttttccacacaatttaagaaaaaatagttaactcaattgaaaaaataaatttaggttgctattttcctaaaatacccttatattAAATATAGTACaactttatattaattattcatggaaacttgaattgatgatttatggGAACTTGGATTGATGGTCAAGAAATAATCAATCCTCATTTTACATTATGTTTAGCTGTGCCAAAAGTTGGATTTCTATATATCAATATGTTTTGGAAAATCTAAATGTATTAAATGCGATAGGTTATACTCAATAACAatctatagtaaataagttagTTTATATTAATAATAACCTACATTGAATAAgaatattttagaaaattaaaagataacTATATTATTCAGTTGggaagtggactacaatttgagatagatgaaaatggaaaagcggactatcaaaatgggacggagggagtatcaACTTTGTCTAACTGTTAGGTTCAGAATTCGAATCTTGTAATTGGTAATTTAGGTAGGAAGAATATGAAGAGAGATAGAAGGATTAAAATTTTACTTTTATCTAGCTTAATTTGTAAACTTTACATTGCACTCGAACAATTTTATTGTTTCTTTCAACAACAATCCATGTTGTACATACTAATTCTCTAACTAAACCTAACTAATGCTTGTGAAATTAGCAAACCAAAACACATTATGTTATCAGTAATCATTCCATTGGAAGCATTTCAAACTACTCCCTAAATTTTTGAAGGTcctcaaaaaggaaaaaaaaactactcCCTAAATGTGTTTGAAGGCCCAATGTTTTATTTGCTTAAAGCCTTAACTATCTTAAAgtcaaaactaaaaaaaatcaaacactTTGCCttttttggattgtatttttttgtgaaattcttTTTGAGATTATGTGAAAATAGTAATACATTTCCTAATTGttattttttcatttaaaaCGCATCATATGTTTAAAAAAGTGCcacactatatatatatatagatatatacacgctaaaatgctaaaaaaaattacaatccaaacgaTTTTCTTACACGGTGATAAAATAATTGGCatgatttcaaataaaataatttgcttcacaaatttcaacaatctttttatcttctcaattatctttttatctcacatcatcacatcacaaaaagtgctacagtaattatctcaaataaatcatacaaATAAACGCCTATCTAACCAAACCCGCCGACTCCCCAACCGGGGCCGGATTACGAGTGAGAACTGGAAAGTCATCATCCCAAGCGACGTCGCTTAACCGGTGTGTTGAAATAAATGTGCCTGGGAagttgtttgataaaaaataacGAAGAAGAGAAAGATGAAGGGGAAGCTGCGAAGCCCTAATCCTAAGGAGCATCAGCTCAACCCCAACTGGGAGCTGCTCCGTCAAGTAATCTACAACTCTATAGTTCCTCCACTTTCACATTAACTTATTCAAATACTAATTCTTTTCttctaccattttttttttgcttgtatTTCTTTGTTAATTCACTCGTATATGCAGAAGCTGATAAAGA
Above is a genomic segment from Coffea eugenioides isolate CCC68of chromosome 5, Ceug_1.0, whole genome shotgun sequence containing:
- the LOC113771907 gene encoding putative nuclease HARBI1; the protein is MYFAERRNAGQRCAFVRFDDAERYDYIELIMEELRYGDMNRFRNSSSSNDEPSDDDQDALLLGLAAELILLHPEAERTIITYLKTIKKRVEIEEALAMALVMVSHSARQRVLAERFNRSTETINRNVREVLRGLCMFASQIIRPFDYDQDAVGAIDGTHIPACPPSGHQMAYTNRHGFQSQNLLAVCDFDMRFTYIYAGWEGSAHDARVLDDALSHPSDFPMAPEGKYYLVDAAYKNVPGFLPPYKNAARAGPEKILFNTRHSELRNVIERTFGVLKNRFKFLKGPVPNFYMTTQVNVVIACCALHNFLRLHQPGDAHFQLAEDGNVGLEHQQGGGELPHVQPLNASRAEVMAWKARRDAIATEMYGAQRRRRR